In Rheinheimera sp. MM224, one DNA window encodes the following:
- a CDS encoding acyl-protein synthetase translates to MLIEREPYNLNAAEKQPLLMMELKQLTQHHQQHCQPYQQLLQAQWPDVLQTSSNSTEQLPYLAVRLFKQLKLQSVPDADVFKVLYSSGTTGTPSRIVLDSTTAAMQSKILVKIMQHWLGKARLPMLIIDHPGVIKDRSNFSARGAGIQGLSFMGRNHCYALNDDMSINFEAVEQFCQQFGDGPVFVFGFTFMVWQFFIQELQKQNKTISLPQALLLHSGGWKKLQEKAVDNTTFKQQVLALTGISKVHNFYGMVEQVGAIFVECEQGHLHCPSYADVLVRAPGSWQTAALGEEGVLQLISTLPRSYPGHSLLSEDRAVLLGEDNCPCGRMGKYFHILGRLPQAEARGCSDTFSPSAKERTTP, encoded by the coding sequence ATGCTAATTGAGCGTGAGCCTTATAACCTGAACGCGGCCGAAAAACAGCCGTTGCTGATGATGGAACTAAAACAACTGACACAACATCATCAACAACACTGCCAGCCCTACCAGCAATTGCTGCAAGCTCAGTGGCCAGATGTATTACAAACCTCATCAAACAGCACTGAACAACTGCCTTATCTGGCGGTACGGCTGTTTAAGCAGTTAAAACTGCAATCCGTGCCTGATGCAGATGTATTTAAAGTGCTGTATTCCAGTGGCACCACTGGCACACCGTCCCGTATTGTGCTCGACAGCACCACAGCAGCCATGCAGTCAAAAATTCTGGTGAAAATCATGCAGCACTGGCTGGGTAAAGCCCGTTTGCCGATGCTGATTATTGACCATCCTGGCGTGATTAAAGATCGCAGTAACTTCTCTGCCCGTGGTGCTGGTATTCAGGGCTTGTCCTTTATGGGCCGTAATCATTGTTATGCATTAAATGATGATATGAGCATTAACTTTGAAGCTGTCGAGCAGTTTTGCCAGCAGTTTGGCGATGGCCCGGTGTTTGTATTTGGTTTTACTTTTATGGTCTGGCAGTTTTTTATTCAAGAGCTGCAAAAGCAGAACAAAACTATTTCCTTGCCACAAGCCTTACTGCTACACAGCGGTGGCTGGAAAAAGCTGCAGGAAAAAGCCGTCGACAATACTACTTTTAAACAACAGGTACTGGCTTTAACCGGTATTAGCAAAGTGCATAATTTTTATGGCATGGTGGAGCAAGTCGGCGCTATTTTTGTTGAATGCGAACAAGGCCATCTGCATTGCCCCAGTTATGCCGATGTATTAGTTCGTGCGCCTGGCAGCTGGCAAACAGCTGCTTTGGGAGAAGAAGGCGTATTGCAGTTGATATCCACCCTGCCACGCAGTTATCCGGGCCATAGTTTATTGTCCGAAGACCGTGCCGTGCTGTTGGGTGAAGATAACTGCCCTTGTGGACGTATGGGCAAATATTTCCATATTTTAGGCCGCTTGCCTCAGGCTGAAGCACGGGGTTGCAGCGATACATTTTCTCCATCAGCCAAAGAGCGAACCACGCCATGA
- the pseI gene encoding pseudaminic acid synthase: MSKAPFQDIQLGQHTVGPSHPPLIIAELSGNHDQSLDKALAMIDAAAAAGAQAIKLQTYTADTMTLDIDTGEFYIEDKNSLWHGTTLYKLYQIAYTPWDWHKAIFERAKSHGILAFSTPFDLTAVAFLESLDVPCYKIASFENIDHPLLAAVAKTGKPVIMSTGMASQSELAESVEVLRANGCKELILLKCTSNYPARPVDANLLTIPHLAQLFQCQAGLSDHTTGIGVSVAAVALGATVIEKHFVLDRSEGGVDAEFSLEPNELKQLVEETAKAKVALGQVNYGCTEKEIASRKHRRSLYIAADLKAGEVLTTENLRAIRPGLGLPPKYLSMLLGKTVTKDVARGTAMSWDLV, translated from the coding sequence ATGAGCAAAGCACCTTTTCAGGATATTCAGTTAGGCCAGCATACAGTAGGTCCTTCTCATCCACCTTTGATTATTGCTGAGCTATCCGGCAATCATGATCAGTCGCTTGATAAAGCGCTGGCGATGATAGATGCAGCTGCAGCAGCAGGCGCTCAGGCCATTAAATTACAAACCTATACAGCAGACACCATGACGCTGGATATAGACACAGGCGAGTTTTATATCGAAGATAAAAACAGCCTGTGGCATGGCACTACCTTGTATAAGCTATACCAGATTGCCTACACGCCATGGGACTGGCATAAAGCTATTTTTGAGCGGGCCAAAAGCCATGGCATACTGGCGTTCAGCACCCCTTTTGATTTAACCGCAGTAGCTTTTTTAGAATCGCTGGATGTGCCTTGTTATAAAATTGCCTCTTTTGAAAATATTGATCATCCACTGTTGGCGGCGGTGGCGAAAACCGGCAAACCCGTGATTATGTCGACCGGCATGGCCAGTCAGTCAGAGCTGGCTGAATCAGTGGAAGTATTAAGAGCAAACGGCTGCAAAGAGCTCATTTTACTCAAATGCACCAGCAACTACCCTGCCCGTCCTGTTGATGCCAATTTACTGACCATTCCACATTTAGCTCAGCTGTTTCAGTGCCAGGCCGGTTTATCGGATCACACCACAGGTATTGGTGTCTCTGTTGCTGCCGTCGCTTTAGGCGCTACTGTGATTGAAAAACACTTTGTTTTGGATAGAAGCGAAGGTGGTGTGGATGCTGAGTTTTCATTAGAGCCAAACGAGCTGAAGCAATTAGTGGAAGAAACGGCCAAAGCGAAAGTGGCTTTAGGTCAGGTCAATTATGGCTGCACCGAAAAAGAAATTGCCTCACGTAAACACCGTCGATCTTTGTATATAGCTGCTGATTTAAAAGCCGGTGAGGTGCTTACCACTGAAAACTTGCGCGCCATCCGACCTGGTTTAGGCTTGCCTCCCAAATATCTGTCGATGCTTTTAGGTAAAACCGTCACTAAAGACGTAGCACGAGGCACCGCCATGAGTTGGGATTTGGTGTAA
- a CDS encoding SDR family NAD(P)-dependent oxidoreductase translates to MISKTPVSLITGASRGIGRATAIAFAKAGHELILVARDAKALEQVQADCQALGALVSIHAVDLTDRDAVTALFRLIHTVLQDKGLSHLVHCAGQMQDSLLAMTRLTDLDKLMALNVGATVQLCQLASKLMVRHKAGHLLLLSSKVAESGSAGQAVYAASKGAVSSLVKSLAKELGPTGIRVNAVAPGFIETDLTAHYSEDKRQQLTAQISLRRLGQADEVAAVIQFLCSKDARYITGHILAVDGGFSL, encoded by the coding sequence ATGATCAGCAAAACGCCTGTTAGCCTTATTACAGGAGCCAGTCGTGGCATAGGCCGCGCAACAGCCATAGCCTTTGCCAAAGCAGGTCACGAACTGATTTTAGTGGCACGTGATGCAAAAGCTTTAGAACAAGTACAGGCAGATTGTCAGGCTTTAGGTGCTTTAGTCTCTATCCATGCTGTGGATTTAACAGACCGAGATGCAGTAACTGCTTTGTTTCGTCTGATCCACACCGTATTACAAGACAAAGGCTTAAGTCATCTGGTGCACTGTGCAGGCCAGATGCAGGATTCGTTATTGGCCATGACCCGCTTAACTGATCTGGACAAGCTGATGGCACTCAATGTGGGTGCTACGGTGCAGCTCTGTCAGCTTGCCAGCAAACTGATGGTACGCCATAAAGCTGGGCACCTATTGTTGTTATCCTCCAAAGTGGCAGAGTCTGGTTCAGCCGGTCAGGCAGTCTATGCTGCCAGTAAAGGTGCGGTATCCTCTTTAGTCAAATCGCTGGCGAAAGAGCTAGGCCCCACAGGTATTCGGGTCAATGCGGTAGCCCCAGGTTTTATCGAAACTGATTTAACAGCACATTACAGCGAAGATAAAAGACAACAACTGACAGCTCAAATCAGCTTACGCCGTTTAGGTCAGGCCGATGAAGTCGCGGCTGTGATCCAGTTTTTATGCTCAAAGGACGCGCGTTACATCACTGGCCATATTCTGGCTGTGGATGGTGGTTTTAGTTTATGA
- a CDS encoding AMP-binding protein → MKGLSFAHRLELFGDAIALRLPDHSTISYLQLAKLADQYSSTLNKVVPAHSLLALRFSSTLSAVVAYLAALRSGKALLLLAPDLADSQTLALVERLHIAAVIQSSGEIQLTSNQHSACQQKVRSDCALLLSTSGSSGSPKSVMLSLQNIEANARAICDYLPIESTDTAITALPLHYSYGLSVLNSHLYQGASILLTEAPLMSKDFWQQTRDFNITSLQGVPFSYQLYRQLRLERMPRPALRYLTQAGGKLNSSLTDYVQQLSSTLQKPVYLMYGQTEATARIAYLPPKLIQQYADCIGKPIPGGELLLRDPGTKNLITEDLTEGELCYRGPNVMLGYASCADDLTSSSVLTELSTGDLAERLPNGLYRIVGRLSRFLKIQGKRLQLDHLEQQLSVLTDPVCCAGTDDLLVVAYTQQEPALTEQIQQLLREQLQLHPALYKILQLDALPVLSNGKADYQALLLLATESSHAN, encoded by the coding sequence ATGAAGGGCCTGAGTTTTGCTCACAGACTAGAGCTATTTGGTGATGCCATTGCGCTTCGTTTACCTGATCACAGCACTATCAGCTACCTGCAGCTGGCAAAACTAGCAGATCAGTACAGCAGCACTTTAAACAAAGTGGTGCCAGCACACTCTTTGCTGGCCTTGCGTTTTAGCTCCACGTTATCTGCAGTAGTGGCTTACCTGGCCGCACTTCGCAGTGGCAAAGCGCTGTTATTACTGGCGCCGGATTTGGCTGATAGCCAAACCTTGGCTTTAGTCGAGCGCTTACATATTGCTGCGGTGATCCAAAGCTCTGGTGAAATTCAGCTGACCTCTAATCAACACAGCGCTTGTCAACAAAAAGTACGGTCCGATTGTGCTTTGTTACTCAGCACCTCAGGCAGTTCCGGCTCGCCTAAATCCGTCATGTTGTCCCTTCAAAATATCGAAGCCAATGCCCGCGCTATTTGTGACTATTTACCGATAGAGAGCACAGATACTGCCATCACTGCCCTGCCGCTGCATTATTCCTATGGCTTGTCGGTGTTGAATAGTCATTTATACCAAGGTGCATCCATCTTACTGACAGAAGCGCCTTTAATGAGCAAAGACTTCTGGCAACAAACCAGAGACTTCAACATAACCAGCTTACAAGGCGTGCCTTTTAGTTATCAGCTGTATCGCCAGTTGCGGCTGGAGCGTATGCCCCGCCCTGCGCTGCGTTATTTGACTCAGGCAGGTGGCAAACTGAACAGCAGCCTGACTGACTATGTGCAGCAACTCTCCAGCACTTTGCAAAAGCCGGTTTATCTGATGTATGGCCAAACCGAAGCCACAGCCCGTATCGCTTATTTGCCGCCGAAACTCATTCAGCAGTATGCCGATTGTATTGGTAAGCCTATTCCCGGAGGCGAATTGCTGCTGCGGGATCCTGGTACGAAAAACCTGATCACCGAAGATCTCACTGAAGGCGAGTTGTGTTACCGTGGCCCCAATGTGATGTTAGGTTATGCCAGCTGTGCTGATGACTTAACAAGTAGCAGTGTGCTCACTGAATTAAGCACTGGTGATTTAGCAGAGCGCCTGCCCAATGGCTTATACCGTATTGTTGGGCGCTTAAGCCGTTTTTTGAAAATTCAGGGCAAACGATTGCAACTGGATCATCTGGAGCAACAACTTTCAGTGTTAACAGACCCTGTCTGTTGCGCTGGTACGGACGACTTGTTAGTAGTGGCTTACACACAACAGGAACCTGCACTGACAGAACAGATACAACAGCTTTTACGCGAACAACTGCAACTGCATCCTGCTTTATACAAAATACTGCAATTGGATGCGTTGCCTGTGCTCTCCAATGGCAAAGCTGATTATCAGGCGCTGTTATTGCTTGCAACGGAGAGTTCGCATGCTAATTGA
- a CDS encoding TIGR00180 family glycosyltransferase: protein MFTILIPTHQRHRYLERCVSYYRRLGFALMIVDSSETAYDAPLPQTVQYLHLPGLSFAEKVLVALSHIKTPLVALSPDDDFFLPGVLTSAADMMVKQPDYSASFGRPVRFNEFSYQQFRWAGAALPFPRLSGDKRLDIQRYLKRYEQILWALYRKDVIQDAFERIRKAQYDNDNFIELTIAAVAVAKGTINPMAGIWMVRETTAAEHWGKLHAAINWQHQADVTRYKEQLADLVSADYAQLALSAYIDRMADNGLIARYRRFRRFLVRHQAPRPAPVVEGDLVWVDQLLSRYLAVHQH, encoded by the coding sequence ATGTTCACTATTTTAATCCCAACGCATCAAAGACATCGTTATTTGGAACGCTGTGTTAGCTACTACAGGCGCTTGGGATTTGCACTGATGATCGTCGATTCCTCAGAGACAGCGTACGATGCTCCTTTGCCTCAGACTGTGCAGTATTTGCATTTACCCGGCCTGTCCTTTGCTGAAAAAGTATTAGTTGCACTGAGCCATATCAAGACTCCATTGGTTGCGTTGTCTCCTGATGATGATTTTTTCCTGCCAGGAGTTCTGACTTCTGCAGCAGATATGATGGTAAAACAGCCTGACTACAGTGCTAGTTTTGGTCGGCCAGTTCGTTTTAATGAGTTCTCCTATCAGCAATTCAGATGGGCTGGCGCTGCTTTACCATTCCCTAGGTTGAGTGGTGATAAGCGACTGGATATCCAGCGTTATCTAAAGCGTTACGAACAAATTCTCTGGGCGCTTTACCGGAAAGATGTGATTCAGGATGCTTTTGAGCGGATCCGTAAAGCGCAGTATGACAATGATAATTTTATCGAACTGACTATTGCAGCCGTTGCTGTTGCAAAGGGCACGATCAATCCAATGGCTGGTATCTGGATGGTGCGGGAAACCACAGCCGCTGAACATTGGGGCAAGTTACACGCTGCAATTAACTGGCAGCATCAGGCGGATGTAACACGCTATAAAGAGCAGCTGGCTGATCTGGTCAGTGCTGATTATGCACAGCTTGCGCTCAGTGCCTATATTGATCGAATGGCTGATAATGGCCTGATCGCAAGGTACAGACGTTTTCGCCGCTTTTTAGTCAGACATCAAGCACCACGACCAGCCCCTGTTGTTGAAGGTGATTTGGTATGGGTCGATCAACTTTTGTCCAGGTACTTAGCTGTTCATCAGCATTGA
- a CDS encoding CDP-glycerol glycerophosphotransferase family protein, translated as MLREAKDWQGQRLYVAPDNPAGRNLALLLQQQGAVVLGMVDNLKQGPDVCNHVSHSKPHDAVLIAVSDFQQKIAQGMVQNGFFARKIWCCKSLEPLQFEPCKTDAVLDKIKPFLQSCFAALLDVLPKRHIVYYAEKYVDSNVLVAFAEHHKQNKTVYLVVKDAQRTFHPAQIDAPWQVRWLLQRAKVLVLDHESTDPLFNHIRTRAKVVQLWHGLPFKHLAGNKHFPHILDEAFISSSNWFNQHIFPGMFKARRYLDFGYPRNDALLQAPVERCWHNALPQSQLQQLRSGKKLIVFMPTYRDNGQNEHPINWPELQQFLVAHDAIFVMKTHPFLAPFDELRQQEGCDRIFHYPGRFNVYPWLADADVLITDYSSVAFDFLLCNKPVLHFMYDIEQYAKVRGQFAVAKEDFIAGSVAETFEQLLEQMALDLASDRFAEKRQALQHKFSMVNTESCPALIEYVEQLKLQS; from the coding sequence ATGCTGCGTGAAGCGAAAGACTGGCAGGGGCAGCGCCTTTATGTGGCGCCGGATAATCCTGCAGGCAGAAACCTTGCTCTTTTGCTGCAACAGCAAGGTGCTGTTGTGCTTGGTATGGTGGATAACCTGAAGCAGGGGCCTGATGTCTGTAATCATGTCTCTCACAGCAAACCACACGACGCAGTGCTGATTGCCGTCAGTGACTTTCAGCAAAAAATTGCGCAAGGCATGGTACAAAACGGTTTTTTTGCCAGAAAAATATGGTGCTGCAAAAGCCTGGAGCCGCTGCAGTTTGAGCCTTGCAAAACCGACGCTGTGCTGGACAAAATTAAACCTTTTTTACAGAGCTGCTTCGCTGCACTTTTGGACGTGCTGCCCAAGCGTCATATTGTTTATTACGCTGAAAAATATGTCGACAGTAATGTGCTGGTGGCTTTTGCTGAACATCACAAGCAGAACAAGACAGTGTATTTAGTGGTAAAAGATGCACAGCGGACTTTCCATCCGGCGCAAATCGATGCGCCATGGCAAGTAAGGTGGCTACTCCAAAGAGCCAAAGTGCTGGTGCTGGATCATGAATCCACTGATCCGCTGTTTAACCATATCCGCACCCGGGCCAAAGTGGTGCAGCTGTGGCATGGTTTGCCATTTAAGCATTTGGCTGGCAATAAACATTTTCCGCATATTCTGGATGAAGCTTTTATCTCCAGCTCCAACTGGTTTAATCAGCATATTTTTCCCGGCATGTTTAAAGCCAGGCGCTATCTGGATTTTGGCTACCCGCGTAACGATGCCTTGCTGCAGGCACCAGTTGAACGTTGCTGGCATAACGCTTTACCGCAGTCTCAATTACAGCAGCTGCGCTCGGGTAAAAAATTGATTGTGTTTATGCCCACTTATCGTGATAACGGCCAGAACGAGCACCCAATCAATTGGCCCGAGTTACAGCAGTTTTTGGTTGCGCACGATGCTATTTTTGTGATGAAAACCCATCCCTTTCTTGCACCATTTGACGAACTGCGCCAGCAAGAGGGTTGTGACCGGATTTTTCATTATCCGGGGCGTTTTAATGTCTATCCCTGGTTGGCGGATGCAGATGTGCTGATCACCGACTATTCGTCTGTGGCTTTTGATTTTTTGCTCTGTAATAAGCCAGTGCTGCATTTTATGTACGATATAGAGCAATACGCCAAAGTGCGTGGCCAGTTTGCGGTTGCGAAAGAAGACTTTATTGCTGGAAGTGTGGCTGAGACTTTTGAGCAGTTGTTAGAGCAAATGGCACTGGATTTAGCCTCTGACCGTTTTGCCGAAAAACGTCAGGCACTGCAGCACAAGTTCAGTATGGTCAATACAGAATCTTGTCCTGCGCTTATTGAGTATGTAGAGCAACTTAAGCTGCAGTCTTAA
- the tagD gene encoding glycerol-3-phosphate cytidylyltransferase, producing the protein MKTVLTYGTFDLFHIGHLNLLKRARELGDKLIVAVSTDEFNATKGKTTLMPFEHRMELVRSVRFVDEVIAESNWDQKISDVQQHKVDVFVMGSDWQGKFDFLKPYCEVVYLPRTDNVSSTDLKKAIQVFMQLKRDFLD; encoded by the coding sequence ATGAAAACAGTACTAACCTATGGCACGTTCGACCTGTTTCACATCGGTCATCTGAATTTGCTAAAACGGGCGCGGGAGCTGGGCGATAAGCTGATTGTGGCGGTGTCCACCGATGAGTTTAATGCCACCAAAGGCAAAACCACCTTAATGCCATTTGAGCACCGGATGGAGCTGGTGCGCAGCGTACGTTTTGTTGATGAAGTGATTGCTGAATCGAACTGGGATCAGAAAATAAGCGATGTACAGCAGCACAAAGTGGATGTGTTTGTCATGGGCTCAGACTGGCAGGGTAAGTTTGATTTTTTAAAGCCTTACTGTGAAGTGGTGTATTTGCCACGCACGGACAATGTGTCTTCGACGGATCTGAAAAAAGCTATTCAGGTCTTTATGCAACTCAAACGGGATTTCCTGGATTAG
- a CDS encoding acyl carrier protein gives MSNDLIQTNTAKLTAAFATALVVADTQIHDDLAYNSIKEWDSTAHMLLIAELENVFDLMLDTDDIIDMSSVAKAKAILGKYGVSF, from the coding sequence ATGAGCAACGATCTAATTCAAACCAATACCGCCAAACTCACAGCCGCTTTTGCGACAGCTTTAGTAGTGGCCGACACTCAAATCCATGATGATTTAGCCTACAACAGCATAAAAGAGTGGGACTCAACGGCCCATATGCTACTGATTGCCGAGCTGGAAAACGTCTTTGATCTGATGCTGGATACCGACGATATTATTGATATGAGTTCAGTGGCCAAAGCCAAAGCCATACTGGGCAAATACGGAGTCTCGTTCTGA
- a CDS encoding acyl-CoA reductase, whose translation MSWIILNPPTTKAELQQPFAEQDFAYCQALSEALLKAPQSRDFPDLIALGFWLRQANLKPLLAPYQHSEQFIRQPLGLVFHSAPANVDSLFVYSGILSLLCGNKNLIRLSSRSGGSTAVLIEKIRALAETFPQQNARFQLMQCDYNSAELKALINTVDGRVLWGSDQAIQAQRQLVMPAHARELSFGHKFSLCLLGAEQVLAAGEAEFQQLVQLFYRDQLTFAQQGCSSAKAVLWLGETGQVQQAQQRFWPALTELIQHKQPLTSSEQYQALATAQQLIMSSEQQLMLTQQQSISRLAVASLEPAFIHQHQGCGLFLELQLSHLAQLNSMLTQAHQTLTVWGVEPSALKNWLMTAHTGIDRVMPVGQALSFNPDWDGVNLIEQFSRKVACSF comes from the coding sequence ATGAGCTGGATCATTTTAAACCCGCCCACTACGAAAGCCGAACTGCAGCAGCCTTTTGCTGAACAGGATTTTGCCTATTGTCAGGCCTTGTCTGAAGCTTTATTAAAAGCGCCACAAAGCCGGGATTTTCCGGATTTAATAGCTTTGGGTTTCTGGTTACGGCAGGCGAATTTAAAGCCTTTACTGGCTCCTTATCAGCATTCAGAGCAGTTTATCCGCCAGCCTTTAGGTTTGGTGTTTCATAGTGCGCCCGCCAATGTGGATAGCTTATTTGTTTACTCCGGTATTTTAAGTTTGCTCTGTGGCAATAAAAACCTTATTCGTTTATCCAGCCGCAGTGGTGGCAGCACTGCGGTATTAATAGAAAAAATTCGAGCTCTTGCCGAAACATTCCCACAGCAAAATGCCCGTTTTCAGCTGATGCAATGCGACTACAACAGTGCTGAATTAAAAGCCCTGATAAATACAGTAGATGGCAGGGTGTTATGGGGCTCGGATCAAGCGATCCAGGCGCAGCGCCAGTTAGTGATGCCTGCCCATGCCCGCGAGCTGAGTTTTGGCCATAAATTCTCTTTATGTTTGTTAGGCGCAGAGCAAGTACTTGCGGCAGGTGAAGCAGAGTTCCAGCAATTGGTTCAGTTGTTTTACCGCGACCAACTCACCTTTGCCCAGCAAGGCTGCTCGTCGGCCAAAGCCGTTTTATGGTTGGGTGAAACTGGACAAGTACAACAAGCACAACAGCGGTTTTGGCCAGCCTTAACAGAGCTTATTCAGCACAAGCAGCCACTCACTAGCAGTGAACAGTATCAGGCCTTAGCGACGGCACAGCAGCTGATTATGAGCAGTGAACAACAGCTGATGCTGACGCAACAACAAAGCATTTCCCGTCTTGCCGTGGCTTCGTTAGAACCAGCTTTTATCCACCAACATCAGGGCTGTGGTTTATTTTTGGAGCTACAACTTTCACATCTTGCGCAATTAAACTCAATGCTGACTCAGGCACATCAAACCTTAACGGTTTGGGGTGTAGAGCCCAGCGCATTAAAAAACTGGTTGATGACTGCACATACAGGAATTGATCGGGTGATGCCTGTTGGACAAGCACTCAGCTTTAACCCGGACTGGGATGGCGTGAATTTAATAGAGCAGTTTAGCCGTAAGGTGGCCTGTTCTTTTTAA
- a CDS encoding protoporphyrinogen/coproporphyrinogen oxidase, with protein sequence MADVLVLGAGIAGISACYHAQQAGLEAVCFEAASHPGGLVSNFEVQGFRFDNAVHLSFSKSDYVNSLFMKTPHHVHTPSPYCFDQGLWLKHPVQNNLYPLPADDRVACIESFIKRPDGPVENYQQWLIQQYGEVIAKRYPLRYTEKYWGLPAERLSLNWIGDRMRRAELKEILQGALEQRQDNHYYASQMRYPKQGGYFEFIRPMTEAVQIRCNKEAVSVDPANKIVTFSDGTTQSYKSLINTLPLPKLVEMLSSCPEAIKDAARNLLWTRVDLVSVGLNQTQVPPYLWFYIYDQHQYAARAYSPSIKAPSNAPQGCSSLQFEIYSLSSTPAPDPQVLIRNVKQSLQQMKIADEQSILFCHHKQLPFGNVIFDHGMESRRDQILQYLKRVPIYSAGRFGCWDYFWSDQSFLSGRDALQNLLDDRKNSRY encoded by the coding sequence ATGGCTGATGTATTAGTTTTAGGAGCAGGTATAGCAGGTATTTCAGCCTGTTATCATGCGCAGCAAGCCGGGTTGGAGGCAGTATGTTTTGAAGCTGCAAGCCACCCGGGCGGTTTAGTATCAAATTTTGAAGTTCAGGGTTTTCGTTTTGATAATGCCGTGCATTTATCTTTTTCGAAAAGCGACTACGTCAACTCGCTTTTTATGAAAACACCGCATCATGTGCATACTCCAAGTCCTTACTGTTTTGATCAGGGGCTTTGGTTAAAACATCCGGTACAAAATAATCTTTATCCCTTACCTGCTGACGATCGTGTGGCCTGTATTGAATCCTTTATCAAACGCCCTGACGGCCCGGTAGAAAATTATCAACAATGGCTGATCCAGCAATACGGTGAAGTGATAGCTAAGCGCTACCCGCTGCGTTATACCGAGAAATACTGGGGTTTACCTGCTGAACGCTTATCTTTGAACTGGATAGGAGACCGGATGCGCAGGGCTGAACTCAAAGAAATCTTACAAGGTGCTTTGGAGCAGCGTCAGGATAATCATTACTATGCCAGTCAGATGCGTTACCCAAAGCAAGGCGGTTATTTCGAGTTTATCAGACCAATGACTGAAGCCGTTCAGATCCGCTGCAACAAAGAGGCAGTGTCTGTGGACCCGGCCAACAAAATAGTTACGTTTTCGGACGGGACAACACAGAGTTACAAATCCTTGATCAACACCTTGCCCCTGCCAAAGTTGGTCGAAATGTTAAGCTCCTGTCCTGAAGCGATAAAAGATGCAGCGCGAAACTTACTCTGGACCAGAGTTGATTTAGTTTCTGTCGGCTTGAATCAAACACAGGTACCGCCTTATTTGTGGTTTTATATTTATGATCAGCATCAATACGCCGCCCGTGCTTATTCGCCGTCAATAAAAGCACCGTCGAATGCGCCGCAAGGCTGTAGTTCACTCCAGTTTGAAATTTATAGTCTGTCTAGCACACCAGCTCCGGATCCGCAGGTTCTGATCCGGAATGTGAAGCAAAGTTTGCAGCAGATGAAGATCGCTGATGAGCAAAGCATTTTATTTTGTCACCATAAACAGCTGCCTTTTGGTAACGTCATCTTTGACCATGGCATGGAAAGCCGGCGCGATCAGATACTTCAGTATTTAAAGAGGGTGCCGATATACAGTGCAGGCAGGTTTGGTTGTTGGGACTATTTTTGGAGCGACCAATCTTTTTTATCTGGCCGGGATGCACTGCAAAACTTGCTGGATGACCGGAAAAATAGTCGTTATTAA
- a CDS encoding GNAT family N-acetyltransferase — translation MPEVRLTMWHTDEIAAFNVQLKPLQQDDLAQVLIWRNSPEVSSQMLDQSEISPERQQSWFERISSDRRQMQFVIYYKNQKVGACNLKSPTALAVAECDSLETGFYLGEAKYRGTILAFFAALALNQYAFEQLGIKLLKAQVKNTNSAALRFNEQLGYQADAVQPSDEMVAMTLVPKAHQDAAAKFATFIRN, via the coding sequence ATGCCAGAAGTTCGCTTAACGATGTGGCACACCGATGAAATAGCCGCCTTTAATGTGCAGCTTAAACCTTTGCAGCAGGATGATTTGGCACAAGTGCTGATCTGGCGCAATAGCCCGGAAGTCAGCAGCCAAATGCTGGATCAGAGTGAAATTAGCCCGGAGCGGCAACAAAGCTGGTTTGAACGTATATCTTCTGACCGACGCCAAATGCAGTTTGTGATTTATTATAAAAACCAGAAGGTTGGTGCTTGTAATTTAAAAAGCCCTACAGCTTTGGCTGTGGCAGAATGTGACAGCTTAGAAACAGGCTTTTATTTAGGTGAAGCCAAGTACCGCGGTACTATACTGGCATTTTTTGCAGCCTTAGCGCTGAACCAGTATGCTTTTGAACAGCTTGGCATCAAGCTGTTGAAGGCGCAGGTGAAAAACACGAATAGCGCAGCCTTGCGTTTTAACGAACAATTAGGTTATCAAGCTGATGCAGTTCAGCCTTCAGATGAGATGGTAGCCATGACTTTAGTGCCAAAAGCACACCAGGACGCTGCTGCTAAATTTGCAACTTTTATCCGGAATTAA